Proteins encoded in a region of the Orcinus orca chromosome 8, mOrcOrc1.1, whole genome shotgun sequence genome:
- the LRFN4 gene encoding leucine-rich repeat and fibronectin type-III domain-containing protein 4 has protein sequence MAPPLLLLLLASGAAACPLPCVCQNLSESLSTLCAHRGLLFVPPNVDRRTVELRLADNFIQALGPPDFRNMTGLVDLTLSRNAITRIGARAFGDLESLRSLHLDGNRLVELGTGSLRGPVNLQHLILSGNQLGRIAPGAFDDFLDSLEDLDLSYNNLRQVPWAGIGAMPALHTLNLDHNLIDSLPPGAFAQLGQLSRLDLTSNRLATLAPDPLFSRGRNAEASPAPLVLSFSGNPLHCNCELLWLRRLARPDDLETCASPPSLAGRYFWAVPEGEFSCEPPLIARHTQRLWVLEGQRATLRCRALGDPAPTMHWVGPDDRLVGNSSRARAFPNGTLEIGVTGSADAGGYTCIATNPAGEATARVELRVLALPHGGNGSTEGARPGPSDIAASARTAAEGEGTLESEPAVQVTEVTATSGLVSWGPGRPADPVWMFQIQYNSSEDDTLVYRIVPASSHHFLLKHLVPGADYDLCLLALSPAAGPSDLTATRLLGCAHFSTLPAMPLCHALQAHVLGGTLTVAVGGVLVAALLVFTVALLVRGRGAGNGRLPLKLSHVQSQTNGGPSPTPKTHPPRSPPPRPQRSCSLDLGDTGGCYGYARRLGGAWARRSHSVHGGLLGAGCRGMGGSAERLEESVV, from the exons ATGGCCCCGccgctcctgctgctgctgctggccagTGGAGCGGCCGCCTGCCCACTGCCCTGCGTCTGCCAGAACCTGTCCGAGTCGCTCAGCACCCTCTGTGCCCACCGAGGCCTGCTGTTCGTGCCACCCAATGTGGACCGGCGCACAGTGGAGCTGCGGCTGGCTGACAACTTCATCCAGGCCTTAGGGCCGCCAGACTTCCGCAACATGACGGGGCTGGTGGACCTGACGCTGTCCCGCAACGCCATCACCCGCATCGGGGCCCGCGCCTTCGGGGACCTGGAGAGCCTGCGCTCCCTGCACCTGGATGGCAACAGGCTGGTGGAGCTGGGCACTGGCAGCCTGCGGGGCCCCGTCAACCTGCAGCACCTCATTCTCAGCGGCAACCAGCTGGGCCGCATTGCGCCGGGGGCCTTCGACGACTTCCTGGACAGCTTGGAGGACCTGGACCTGTCCTACAACAACCTGCGGCAGGTGCCCTGGGCCGGCATCGGCGCCATGCCTGCCCTGCACACCCTCAACCTGGACCACAACCTCATCGACTCATTGCCCCCGGGCGCCTTTGCCCAACTCGGCCAGCTCTCCCGCCTCGACCTCACCTCCAACCGCTTGGCCACGCTGGCGCCCGACCCGCTCTTCTCCCGGGGGCGCAACGCCGAGGCCTCGCCTGCCCCGCTGGTGCTGAGCTTCAGTGGGAACCCCCTGCACTGCAACTGCGAACTGCTGTGGCTGCGGCGGCTCGCCCGGCCGGACGACCTGGAGACCTGTGCCTCTCCGCCCAGCCTGGCCGGTCGCTACTTCTGGGCGGTGCCTGAGGGCGAGTTCTCCTGTGAGCCGCCCCTCATTGCCCGCCACACGCAGCGCCTCTGGGTGCTGGAGGGCCAGCGGGCCACACTGCGGTGCCGGGCCCTCGGCGACCCTGCGCCCACCATGCACTGGGTCGGCCCTGACGACCGGCTAGTCGGCAACTCCTCCCGAGCCCGGGCTTTTCCCAACGGGACCCTGGAGATTGGGGTGACGGGTTCCGCGGACGCGGGGGGCTACACCTGCATTGCCACCAACCCTGCTGGCGAGGCCACAGCGCGGGTAGAACTACGAGTGCTGGCCTTACCCCACGGAGGGAACGGCAGTACTGAGGGGGCCCGCCCGGGGCCCTCGGACATCGCCGCCTCAGCCCGCACTGCTGCCGAGGGCGAGGGGACGCTGGAGTCTGAGCCAGCCGTGCAGGTGACGGAGGTGACCGCCACCTCGGGGCTAGTGAGCTGGGGGCCAGGGCGGCCGGCGGACCCCGTGTGGATGTTCCAAATCCAATACAACAGCAGCGAGGACGACACCCTCGTGTACCG GATCGTCCCAGCCTCCAGCCACCACTTCCTGCTGAAACACCTGGTCCCGGGTGCCGACTATGACCTCTGTCTGCTGGCCCTGTCACCCGCTGCTGGGCCTTCCGACCTCACAGCCACTAGGCTGCTGGGCTGTGCCCACTTTTCCACGCTGCCAGCCATGCCCCTGTGCCACGCCCTGCAGGCCCACGTGCTGGGTGGGACCCTGACTGTGGCTGTCGGGGGGGTGCTGGTGGCTGCCTTACTGGTCTTCACTGTGGCCTTGCTGGTTCGGGGCCGGGGGGCCGGGAATGGCCGCCTCCCCCTCAAGCTCAGCCACGTCCAATCCCAGACCAACGGGGGCCCCAGCCCCACACCCAAGACGCACCCACCACGGAGCCCCCCGCCTCGCCCCCAGCGCAGCTGCTCCCTGGACCTGGGAGACACGGGCGGGTGCTACGGGTACGCCAGGCGCCTCGGAGGGGCCTGGGCCCGACGGAGCCACTCTGTGCACGGGGGGCTGCTCGGGGCCGGGTGCCGGGGCATGGGGGGCAGCGCCGAGCGGCTGGAAGAGAGTGTGGTGTGA